A window from Calliopsis andreniformis isolate RMS-2024a chromosome 5, iyCalAndr_principal, whole genome shotgun sequence encodes these proteins:
- the LOC143179429 gene encoding uncharacterized protein LOC143179429 — protein MRKLFVFLLVALVAASFVMGCKPPGLLCTQDKDCCAPLICNPWAGRCTKQLAPPAPGQPGGAAGSPPDGQ, from the exons ATGAGAAAACTATTTGTGTTCCTCCTTGTTGCCCTCGTGGCTGCCTCCTTCGTCATGGGATGCAAACCACCTGGCCTGCTG TGCACTCAAGATAAAGATTGCTGTGCCCCATTGATCTGCAACCCATGGGCAGGACGATGCACCAAGCAACTAGCACCACCAGCACCAGGTCAACCAGGGGGTGCAGCTGGATCACCTCCAGATGGCCAATGA